In the Pseudonocardia cypriaca genome, one interval contains:
- a CDS encoding PadR family transcriptional regulator: protein MAASLTPLGISVLALLVERPMHPYEMYRLLLERHEDRRVKIRPGSLYHTVDRMAEIGLVAATGTERDGGRPERTTYRITDDGREALAERVRTLLAIPVNEYPQFPVALGEAHTLPRREVIELLSARSRRIEGLLAESAALLQAAVDRQVEEAYLLAPRYLQEQLTTELNWLTDLIGRLERKELRWPSEDML from the coding sequence GTGGCGGCGAGCTTGACCCCCCTCGGCATCTCCGTGCTGGCCTTGCTCGTCGAACGCCCCATGCATCCGTACGAGATGTACCGGCTACTGCTCGAGCGGCACGAGGACCGGCGGGTGAAGATCCGGCCCGGCTCGCTGTACCACACGGTCGACCGGATGGCCGAGATCGGCCTGGTGGCGGCGACCGGCACCGAACGCGACGGCGGCCGGCCGGAGCGGACCACGTACCGGATCACCGACGACGGCCGGGAGGCTCTCGCGGAGCGGGTCCGCACGCTGCTGGCGATCCCCGTGAACGAGTACCCGCAGTTCCCGGTCGCGCTCGGCGAGGCGCACACGCTCCCCCGGCGCGAGGTGATCGAGCTGCTGAGCGCGCGCAGCCGCCGGATCGAGGGCCTGCTCGCCGAGAGCGCCGCGCTGCTGCAAGCCGCCGTCGACCGGCAGGTCGAGGAGGCCTACCTGCTCGCCCCCCGGTACCTCCAGGAACAGCTCACCACGGAGCTGAACTGGCTCACCGACCTCATCGGTCGGCTCGAACGCAAGGAGCTGCGATGGCCCAGCGAGGACATGCTGTGA
- a CDS encoding DUF3558 domain-containing protein, translating to MLGVLIVLLAGCSTGGQASPADPPTTPQASPTTVSLPPRPRDIPIDGVDPCSLLTPEQRVGLRLDRPPQPRREPSLLYPGEVSWCSIRGNEPAISISISTVTTAGIEFWTSGQAAGELRPAEIAEFPALVARSQVLDDGCKVLLDVAPGQLLDVQARSAGADPPIPEDQLCRDAERAADLVMDTLLSQH from the coding sequence TTGCTCGGGGTCCTGATCGTGTTGCTCGCCGGCTGCTCGACAGGCGGCCAAGCCTCCCCCGCCGACCCGCCGACCACGCCGCAGGCCTCCCCCACCACCGTCTCCCTGCCACCGCGTCCTCGGGACATCCCGATCGACGGCGTCGACCCGTGCAGCCTTCTGACCCCGGAGCAGCGGGTGGGGCTGCGGCTTGACCGCCCGCCGCAGCCCCGGAGGGAGCCCTCGCTGCTCTACCCCGGCGAAGTGTCATGGTGCTCGATCAGGGGCAACGAACCCGCGATCTCGATCAGCATCAGCACGGTGACGACGGCGGGTATCGAGTTCTGGACATCGGGCCAGGCCGCCGGCGAGCTTCGCCCCGCCGAGATAGCCGAGTTCCCAGCGCTGGTGGCGAGATCCCAGGTCCTCGATGACGGATGCAAGGTGCTGCTGGACGTCGCGCCTGGGCAACTGCTCGACGTTCAGGCGAGATCTGCCGGGGCGGATCCGCCGATCCCCGAGGACCAACTCTGTCGCGACGCGGAGCGGGCCGCGGACCTCGTGATGGACACCCTGCTCAGCCAACACTGA
- a CDS encoding MIP/aquaporin family protein: MEGRASAVKNSYIGELIAEFLGTMILILFGVGVVAQVVTNPDGGMGDHDSIAWAWGIGVILGVYVAGRVSGAHLNPAVTIALAAFKGFPWRKVLPFSLAQTLGAFVAAIIVRFVYADLIARIDAEHTIASQGIFSTLPGNGVEGANVTIATAFFDQIVGTAILVFVIFALITATNNPPLANLTPVVIGLLVVGIGMAWGANAGYAINPARDFGPRFASWITGYETAMFDQNGTLYFWLPIVAPIIGGLIGGAAFKYLVERYLPAEVPEVTLEPGPSAPDPSAPDPSAETKHQRQA; this comes from the coding sequence ATCGAGGGGAGGGCTTCAGCGGTGAAGAACTCATACATCGGGGAACTGATTGCAGAGTTCCTCGGAACCATGATCCTCATTCTCTTCGGCGTGGGGGTGGTCGCTCAGGTCGTGACCAACCCCGACGGCGGCATGGGCGACCACGACTCGATCGCGTGGGCCTGGGGAATCGGGGTGATCCTCGGGGTCTACGTGGCGGGGCGCGTGTCCGGCGCCCACCTCAACCCCGCGGTCACGATCGCGCTCGCCGCGTTCAAGGGCTTCCCGTGGCGCAAGGTGCTGCCGTTCTCGCTCGCGCAGACGCTGGGGGCGTTCGTCGCCGCGATCATCGTGCGCTTCGTCTACGCCGACCTGATCGCCAGGATCGACGCCGAGCACACCATCGCGTCGCAGGGCATCTTCTCGACGTTGCCCGGCAACGGCGTCGAGGGCGCCAACGTCACGATCGCCACTGCGTTCTTCGACCAGATCGTGGGCACGGCGATCCTCGTGTTCGTGATCTTCGCCCTGATCACCGCGACGAACAACCCGCCGCTGGCGAACCTCACGCCGGTGGTCATCGGCCTGCTCGTCGTCGGGATCGGCATGGCGTGGGGCGCGAACGCCGGTTACGCGATCAACCCGGCCCGTGACTTCGGGCCCCGGTTCGCGTCCTGGATCACCGGCTACGAGACGGCGATGTTCGACCAGAACGGCACCCTCTACTTCTGGTTGCCGATCGTCGCACCGATCATCGGTGGGCTGATCGGTGGCGCGGCGTTCAAGTACCTGGTGGAGCGCTACCTGCCGGCCGAGGTTCCCGAGGTGACGCTGGAGCCCGGGCCGTCCGCGCCCGATCCCTCCGCGCCCGATCCCTCCGCGGAGACCAAGCACCAGCGACAGGCCTAG
- a CDS encoding glycerol-3-phosphate dehydrogenase/oxidase, with amino-acid sequence MRSVALSPQAREEALEAMSSTELDVLVVGGGVVGSGAALDAATRGLSVGLVEARDFASGTSSRSSKLIHGGLRYLEMLDFRLVSEALQERGLLIQTLAPHLVKPVPFLYPLTHRGWERLYAGTGVALYDTLSLLSGRSRGVPAHRHLTRRGARKIVPSLRKDALVGALLYFDAQVDDARHTMFVARTAAAYGAHVASRARVVGLLREGERVTGAEVHDLESGRTLRVRARQVINATGVWTDETQGLVGERGQFHVRASKGIHLVVPRDRIRGDSGLILRTEKSVLFVIPWGRHWIIGTTDTDWKLGLAHPAASAADIEYLLDHVNAVLEQPLTHEDVEGVYAGLRPLLSGESESTSKLSREHAVAHTVPGLVVVAGGKYTTYRVMAKDAVDAAVHGLHIKVPRSVTEKVPLLGAEGFEALKNAAPLLGQQYGVHEARILHLLGRYGSLIHEVLELVAGDPSLGEPLAGAPDYLRAEIVYAASHEGARHLDDFLARRTRISIETFDRGMGVVEEVARLVAPVLGWSDEQVEREVEHYRKRVEAERESQKMPDDETADAARMGAPEVVPVV; translated from the coding sequence ATGAGATCGGTCGCGCTCTCCCCGCAGGCCCGCGAGGAAGCCCTGGAGGCCATGAGCTCGACCGAACTCGACGTGCTGGTCGTCGGGGGCGGCGTCGTGGGCAGCGGTGCCGCCCTCGACGCCGCCACCCGCGGCCTGTCCGTCGGGCTCGTCGAGGCGCGTGACTTCGCCTCGGGCACCTCGAGCCGGTCCAGCAAGCTGATCCACGGCGGCCTGCGCTACCTGGAGATGCTGGACTTCCGGCTCGTCTCCGAGGCGCTGCAGGAGCGCGGGCTGCTCATCCAGACGCTCGCGCCACACCTCGTGAAGCCCGTGCCGTTCCTCTACCCGCTCACCCACCGCGGGTGGGAGCGGCTCTACGCGGGAACCGGCGTCGCGCTGTACGACACCCTCAGTCTGCTGTCCGGCCGCTCCCGCGGCGTGCCGGCACACCGCCACCTCACCCGCCGCGGCGCGCGCAAGATCGTGCCGTCGCTGCGCAAGGACGCCCTCGTCGGGGCACTGCTCTACTTCGACGCGCAGGTCGACGACGCACGGCACACCATGTTCGTCGCCCGCACGGCCGCGGCGTACGGCGCGCACGTCGCCTCCCGGGCCAGGGTGGTCGGGCTGCTGCGCGAGGGCGAGCGGGTCACCGGCGCCGAGGTGCACGACCTGGAGTCCGGGCGCACGCTGCGGGTGCGGGCCCGGCAGGTGATCAACGCGACCGGGGTGTGGACCGACGAGACGCAGGGCCTGGTCGGCGAGCGCGGCCAGTTCCACGTCCGGGCGAGCAAGGGCATCCACCTCGTCGTCCCGCGCGATCGGATCCGCGGCGACTCGGGGCTGATCCTGCGCACCGAGAAGTCCGTGCTCTTCGTCATCCCGTGGGGCCGGCACTGGATCATCGGCACCACCGACACCGACTGGAAGCTGGGCCTCGCCCACCCCGCGGCGAGCGCGGCCGACATCGAGTACCTGCTCGACCACGTCAACGCCGTGCTGGAGCAGCCGCTCACCCACGAGGACGTCGAGGGCGTCTACGCGGGGCTACGGCCGCTGCTCTCGGGCGAGTCGGAGTCGACGTCCAAGCTGTCCCGGGAGCACGCCGTGGCGCACACGGTGCCGGGGCTGGTGGTCGTCGCGGGCGGGAAGTACACGACCTACCGCGTGATGGCCAAGGACGCCGTCGACGCCGCGGTGCACGGGCTGCACATCAAGGTGCCACGGTCCGTCACCGAGAAGGTCCCGCTGCTCGGCGCAGAAGGCTTCGAGGCGCTGAAGAACGCGGCCCCGCTGCTCGGCCAGCAGTACGGGGTGCACGAGGCGCGCATCCTGCACCTGTTGGGGCGCTACGGATCACTGATCCACGAGGTGCTGGAGCTCGTGGCGGGCGACCCGAGCCTCGGCGAGCCCCTCGCCGGCGCGCCCGACTACCTGCGCGCCGAGATCGTCTACGCCGCCTCGCACGAGGGCGCCCGGCACCTCGACGACTTCCTCGCCCGCCGCACCCGCATCTCGATCGAGACCTTCGACCGGGGCATGGGGGTGGTCGAGGAGGTGGCGCGGCTCGTCGCGCCCGTACTCGGCTGGAGCGACGAGCAGGTCGAGCGCGAGGTCGAGCACTACCGCAAGCGGGTCGAGGCCGAGCGGGAGAGCCAGAAGATGCCCGACGACGAGACCGCCGACGCCGCCCGCATGGGCGCACCCGAGGTCGTGCCAGTCGTGTAA
- the glpK gene encoding glycerol kinase GlpK has protein sequence MAEFVGAIDQGTTSTRFMIFDHSGNVKGIHQLEHEQILPQAGWVEHNPVEIWERTTAVVQTALNKTNLSASDLAAVGITNQRETAVVWDRNTGRPYYNAIVWQDTRTDRIASALDRDGRGDVIRQKAGLPPATYFSGGKIQWILENVDGAREAAERGDAIFGNTDTWLLWNLTGGRDGGSHVTDPTNASRTMLMNLETLDWDDELLGFFGIPRSMLPEIQPSSNPAGYGTTRGNGPLGGEILLTGDLGDQQAATVGQVCFAPGEAKNTYGTGNFMLLNTGTELVRSNAGLLSTVCYKFGDEPVVYALEGSIAVTGSAVQWLRDQLGIISGAAQSESLARQVEDNGGVYFVPAFSGLFAPYWRSDARGAIVGLSRYNTNAHLARATLEAICYQSRDVAEAMEKDSGVHLEVLKVDGGVTANELCMQIQADVLGVPVSRPVVAETTALGAAYAAGLAVGFWKTTDELRTNWNESKRWEPQWSDEQRTTGYERWKKAVTRTLDWVDVD, from the coding sequence ATGGCCGAGTTCGTCGGCGCCATCGACCAGGGCACGACCAGCACCCGATTCATGATCTTCGACCACTCCGGCAACGTGAAAGGCATCCACCAGCTGGAGCACGAGCAGATCCTCCCGCAGGCCGGCTGGGTGGAGCACAACCCCGTCGAGATCTGGGAGCGCACCACCGCGGTCGTGCAGACCGCGCTCAACAAGACGAACCTGAGCGCGTCCGACCTGGCCGCGGTCGGGATCACCAACCAGCGCGAGACGGCGGTGGTGTGGGACCGCAACACCGGGCGGCCGTACTACAACGCGATCGTCTGGCAGGACACCCGCACCGACCGCATCGCCTCCGCCCTCGACCGGGACGGTCGCGGTGACGTCATCCGGCAGAAGGCCGGCCTGCCACCGGCCACCTACTTCTCCGGCGGCAAGATCCAGTGGATCCTGGAGAACGTCGACGGGGCACGGGAGGCGGCCGAGCGCGGCGACGCGATCTTCGGCAACACCGACACGTGGCTGCTGTGGAACCTCACCGGTGGACGGGACGGCGGCTCGCACGTCACCGACCCGACCAACGCCAGCCGGACGATGCTGATGAACCTCGAGACGCTCGACTGGGACGACGAGCTGCTCGGCTTCTTCGGCATCCCGCGCTCGATGCTGCCTGAGATCCAGCCCAGCTCGAACCCCGCCGGCTACGGCACCACCCGGGGTAACGGCCCGCTGGGCGGCGAGATCCTCCTGACCGGGGACCTCGGCGACCAGCAGGCCGCCACCGTCGGACAGGTGTGCTTCGCGCCGGGCGAGGCGAAGAACACCTACGGAACCGGCAACTTCATGCTGCTCAACACCGGCACGGAGCTGGTGCGCTCGAACGCGGGCCTGCTGTCCACGGTCTGCTACAAGTTCGGCGACGAGCCCGTGGTGTACGCGCTGGAGGGCTCGATCGCGGTGACCGGGTCGGCCGTCCAGTGGCTGCGCGACCAGCTGGGGATCATCTCCGGCGCCGCGCAGAGCGAGTCGCTCGCCCGGCAGGTCGAGGACAACGGCGGGGTGTACTTCGTCCCGGCGTTCTCCGGGCTGTTCGCCCCGTACTGGAGGTCCGACGCGCGCGGCGCGATCGTCGGGCTCTCCCGGTACAACACGAACGCCCACCTGGCCAGGGCCACGCTCGAGGCGATCTGCTACCAGAGCCGCGACGTCGCCGAGGCGATGGAGAAGGACTCCGGCGTGCACCTGGAGGTGCTCAAGGTCGACGGCGGCGTCACCGCCAACGAGCTGTGCATGCAGATCCAGGCCGACGTGCTCGGCGTGCCGGTGAGCCGGCCCGTCGTCGCGGAGACCACGGCGCTCGGCGCTGCGTACGCGGCTGGGCTCGCCGTCGGGTTCTGGAAGACCACCGACGAGCTGCGCACCAACTGGAACGAGTCGAAGCGCTGGGAGCCGCAGTGGAGTGACGAGCAGCGCACGACCGGGTACGAGCGCTGGAAGAAGGCCGTGACCAGGACGTTGGACTGGGTAGACGTCGACTGA
- a CDS encoding DHA2 family efflux MFS transporter permease subunit has protein sequence MTGTSPWPALWALVVGFFMILVDATIVSVATPAIMADLGADVASVVWVTSAYLLAYAVPLLITGRLGDRFGPKQVYSTGLVIFTLASLWCGLTATVAQLIVARIVQGLGASLMTPQTMAVITRTFPADQRGRAMSLWGAVAGIATLVGPILGGVLVDGLGWEWIFFVNVPVGVVALALALRLVPDLPTHVHRFDLLGVALSGVGMFLLVFGIQEGQTFDWGTIAGPISVWSLIIAGLVVLAAFVFWQVRNRGEPLLSLALFRDRNFSLANAAITTVGFTVTSMSFPLMLYAQGVRGLTPTQAALLLAPMAVISGLLAPVVGRLTDRHHPRHIAGIGMVCFPVALFWLATVLVPEAAIWQLLLPLTLIGVASAFVWAPIASTATRNLPMRHAGAGAGVYNTTRQVGAVLGSACIAAMMEARLAALLPGTSGHAEAAVTQLPPAQYGAFAAAMGQSLLLPAGVLLAGLVAVLCFAQPLHLRREPAGAAVAGD, from the coding sequence GTGACCGGCACGAGTCCGTGGCCCGCGCTGTGGGCGCTCGTCGTCGGGTTCTTCATGATCCTCGTCGACGCCACCATCGTGTCGGTGGCGACGCCCGCGATCATGGCGGACCTCGGCGCGGACGTCGCCTCGGTCGTCTGGGTCACCAGCGCCTACCTGCTCGCCTACGCCGTGCCGCTGCTGATCACCGGCAGGCTCGGTGACCGGTTCGGTCCGAAGCAGGTCTACAGCACGGGTCTCGTGATCTTCACGCTCGCCTCGCTGTGGTGCGGCCTCACCGCGACCGTCGCGCAGCTGATCGTCGCGCGGATCGTCCAGGGACTGGGCGCGTCGCTGATGACGCCGCAGACGATGGCGGTCATCACCCGCACGTTCCCGGCTGACCAGCGCGGTCGCGCGATGAGCCTGTGGGGCGCGGTCGCCGGCATCGCCACGCTCGTGGGCCCGATCCTCGGCGGCGTGCTGGTCGACGGACTCGGCTGGGAGTGGATCTTCTTCGTCAACGTGCCGGTCGGCGTGGTCGCACTGGCCCTCGCGCTGCGGCTCGTGCCGGACCTGCCCACGCACGTCCACCGGTTCGACCTGCTCGGCGTGGCCTTGAGCGGCGTGGGGATGTTCCTGCTGGTGTTCGGCATCCAGGAGGGGCAGACCTTCGACTGGGGCACGATCGCGGGGCCGATCTCGGTGTGGTCGCTCATCATCGCCGGGCTCGTCGTGCTCGCCGCGTTCGTGTTCTGGCAGGTGCGCAACCGGGGCGAGCCGCTGCTGTCGCTGGCGCTGTTCCGCGACCGCAACTTCAGCCTGGCCAACGCCGCGATCACCACGGTCGGGTTCACGGTCACGTCCATGTCGTTCCCGCTCATGCTGTACGCGCAGGGCGTGCGCGGACTCACCCCCACCCAGGCGGCCCTGCTCCTCGCCCCGATGGCCGTGATCTCCGGGTTGCTGGCCCCCGTCGTCGGGCGGCTGACCGACCGCCACCACCCGCGCCACATCGCCGGTATCGGGATGGTCTGCTTCCCGGTGGCGCTGTTCTGGCTCGCGACGGTCCTCGTGCCCGAAGCCGCGATCTGGCAGCTGCTGCTCCCCCTCACCCTGATCGGCGTCGCGAGCGCGTTCGTCTGGGCGCCGATCGCGAGCACCGCCACCCGCAACCTCCCCATGCGGCACGCGGGTGCCGGAGCTGGGGTGTACAACACCACCCGGCAGGTCGGCGCGGTACTCGGCAGCGCGTGCATCGCGGCGATGATGGAGGCACGCCTGGCCGCGCTCCTGCCGGGGACGTCCGGTCACGCGGAGGCAGCCGTCACGCAGCTCCCCCCTGCCCAGTACGGGGCGTTCGCGGCCGCGATGGGCCAGTCGCTGCTCCTGCCCGCAGGCGTGCTGCTGGCCGGGCTGGTCGCGGTGCTGTGCTTCGCGCAGCCGCTGCACCTGCGCCGGGAGCCGGCCGGTGCGGCGGTCGCGGGCGACTAA
- a CDS encoding flavin-containing monooxygenase, protein MRSDVVVIGAGQAGLSAAYGLRRAGLAPGSGFVVLDGEDGPGGAWRHRWPTLRVDRAHRIASLPGLPFEPADRTRPAAEIVPAYFDAYERVFDLQVRRPVRVSTVRSTGPDLHVETDAGTWTTRALINATGTWTRPFRPRYPGAETFRGRQLHTVDYNGPEEFAGRRVVVVGGGSSAVQLLMEIATVAAGTTWVTRRPPEFHDEPFGEEYGRAVVARVEERVRAGLPPQSVVSVTGLALTPEVRAAQAAGVLDRLPMFERITPDGVVWADGTSVAADVILWATGWRAALGHLAPLRLRGPGGGIAVDGTRVAADPRIHLVGYGPSASTIGANRAGQAAARDVVALLREPAAA, encoded by the coding sequence GTGCGGAGTGATGTCGTTGTCATCGGGGCCGGTCAGGCCGGGCTCTCGGCCGCGTACGGGCTGCGCAGGGCCGGGCTCGCTCCCGGCTCGGGCTTCGTCGTGCTCGACGGCGAGGACGGACCCGGCGGGGCGTGGCGCCACCGCTGGCCCACGCTGCGCGTCGACCGCGCGCACCGCATCGCGAGCCTGCCCGGGCTTCCGTTCGAACCGGCCGACCGGACGCGGCCCGCCGCCGAGATCGTGCCCGCCTACTTCGACGCGTACGAGCGCGTGTTCGACCTGCAGGTCCGCCGCCCGGTGCGGGTGAGCACGGTCCGTTCGACCGGGCCGGACCTCCATGTCGAGACGGACGCGGGCACCTGGACCACCCGCGCCCTGATCAACGCCACCGGCACGTGGACGCGCCCGTTCCGCCCGCGCTACCCCGGCGCCGAGACGTTCCGCGGCCGGCAGCTGCACACCGTCGACTACAACGGGCCGGAGGAGTTCGCGGGCAGGCGGGTGGTCGTCGTGGGCGGGGGATCGTCCGCCGTTCAGCTGCTGATGGAGATCGCCACGGTGGCGGCGGGCACGACGTGGGTCACCCGCCGCCCCCCGGAGTTCCACGACGAGCCGTTCGGCGAGGAGTACGGCCGCGCCGTCGTGGCCCGCGTCGAGGAGCGGGTGCGGGCCGGCCTGCCGCCGCAGAGCGTCGTGAGCGTCACCGGCCTCGCACTCACACCGGAGGTGCGGGCGGCGCAGGCCGCGGGTGTGCTGGACCGGCTGCCGATGTTCGAACGGATCACCCCCGACGGCGTGGTCTGGGCCGACGGCACGTCGGTGGCCGCCGACGTGATCCTCTGGGCCACCGGCTGGCGCGCCGCACTCGGCCACCTCGCCCCGCTGCGGCTGCGCGGACCCGGCGGCGGCATCGCCGTCGACGGCACCCGAGTGGCCGCCGACCCGCGGATCCACCTCGTCGGGTACGGACCCAGCGCCAGCACGATCGGGGCGAACCGGGCCGGGCAGGCGGCGGCGCGCGATGTGGTCGCGCTCCTGAGGGAGCCGGCCGCGGCGTAG
- a CDS encoding Uma2 family endonuclease translates to MPALPFQRPQLLTAAEFAALPEATDGRYELQEGKVVISPSPAPRHQFCQHRLQVLLDPQVPDEFRLLPTVDVDLELVPATRPGFVRIPDLVVVTRSGFERSHRGGGLLRAEEVVLAVEIVSDGSQRTDRMIKHDEYADAGIPHYWIIDIDDRPAITACHLAGEFGYVDDPFPVRLDLDRLR, encoded by the coding sequence ATGCCGGCACTCCCCTTCCAGCGGCCGCAGCTGCTGACGGCTGCCGAGTTCGCCGCGCTGCCCGAGGCGACCGACGGGCGGTACGAGCTCCAGGAGGGGAAGGTCGTGATATCGCCCAGCCCGGCGCCCAGGCACCAGTTCTGCCAGCACCGGCTCCAGGTTCTGCTCGACCCGCAGGTGCCGGACGAGTTCCGCCTCCTGCCGACCGTCGACGTCGATCTCGAGCTCGTTCCCGCCACGCGGCCCGGCTTCGTCCGCATCCCCGACCTCGTGGTCGTCACGCGCTCCGGCTTCGAGCGGAGCCACCGCGGCGGCGGGCTCCTCCGGGCGGAGGAGGTCGTACTGGCAGTCGAGATCGTGTCGGACGGATCGCAACGGACCGACCGAATGATCAAGCATGACGAGTACGCCGACGCTGGCATTCCGCATTACTGGATCATCGACATCGACGACCGTCCGGCCATAACGGCGTGCCACCTCGCCGGCGAGTTCGGCTACGTCGACGACCCCTTCCCCGTGCGGCTGGATCTCGACCGGCTCCGCTGA